The genomic region AGGTCTGCCTGCGTCCCGGACGGAGCGGACACCGAGCTCGCTATCAGCCCCATCCTCGCCTCTCGGCGGGCCATGGAGCGCACCACACCGGTAGTGAAACGGGCCTCGCTGCGTGCCCGAACGACATCTGCCCACCCAAGGAATTCACTCCCCTATGACGAGTACCATCTCCGCTCTTCCGGACTACGACGCGCCTCAGGTTGCGATCAACGACATCGGGTCCGAAGAGGACTTCCTCGCCGCCATCGACGCGACGATCAAGTACTTCAACGACGGCGACATCGTCGACGGCACCATCGTGAAGGTGGACCGCGACGAGGTCCTGCTTGACATCGGCTACAAGACCGAGGGCGTCATCCCCTCGCGTGAGCTGTCGATCAAGCACGACGTCGACCCGTCCGAGGTCGTCGCAGTCGGCGACAAGGTCGAGGCCCTCGTCCTCCAGAAGGAGGACAAGGAAGGCCGCCTGATCCTGTCCAAGAAGCGCGCCCAGTACGAGCGCGCCTGGGGCACCATCGAGCAGGTCAAGGAGGAGGACGGCGTCGTCGAGGGCACCGTCATCGAGGTCGTCAAGGGCGGCCTGATCCTCGACATCGGTCTGCGCGGCTTCCTGCCCGCGTCCCTGGTGGAGATGCGTCGCGTCCGCGACCTGCAGCCCTACGTGGGTCAGACCCTCGAGGCCAAGATCATCGAGCTCGACAAGAACCGCAACAACGTGGTCCTGTCGCGCCGTGCCTGGCTCGAGCAGACCCAGTCCGAGGTCCGCCACGGCTTCCTCACCCAGCTCCAGAAGGGCCAGATCCGCAAGGGTGTCGTGTCCTCGATCGTCAACTTCGGTGCGTTCGTGGACCTCGGCGGCGTCGACGGCCTGGTGCACGTCTCGGAGCTGTCCTGGAAGCACATCGACCACCCGTCCGAGGTCGTCGCGGTCGGCGACGAGGTCACCGTCGAGGTGCTCGACGTCGACATGGACCGCGAGCGTGTCTCCCTGTCGCTGAAGGCGACCCAGGAGGACCCGTGGCAGCACTTCGCCCGGACCCACCAGATCGGCCAGATCGTCCCGGGCAAGGTCACCAAGCTGGTGCCGTTCGGTTCGTTCGTCCGCGTCGAGGAGGGCATCGAGGGCCTGGTGCACATCTCCGAGCTGGCCGAGCGCCACGTGGAGATCCCCGAGCAGGTCGTCCAGGTCAACGACGACGTCATGGTCAAGATCATCGACATCGACCTCGAGCGTCGCCGGATCTCGCTGTCGCTCAAGCAGGCCAACGAGACCGCTGCTGCGGGCGACGTCGAGGACTTCGACCCGACCCTGTACGGCATGACCGCCACCTACGACGAGCAGGGCAACTACGTCTACCCCGAGGGCTTCGACCCCGAGACGGGCGAGTGGCTCGAGGGCTACGACGAGCAGCGCGCGACCTGGGAGGACCAGTACGCCAAGGCGCACGCCCGCTGGGAGGCCCACGTCAAGCAGCAGGCCGAGGCGAAGAAGGCCGAGGCCGAGGCCGGCGAGGCCACCTCGTACTCCAGCGGTGGCACCGACGTGGCCGAGGAGGAGACCGGCGGCTCGCTGGCCTCCGACGAGGCGCTGCAGGCGCTCCGCGAGAAGCTGACCGGCGGCGCGAGCTGATCTAGCGCCCCGCACGACGCACGAAGGCCCGGTTCCCCGCGAGGGGGACCGGGCCTTCGGCGTACGGCGAGCCGGCGGCTCACCGGGGGGAGCGGAGCCGTTCCCCCTCGCGGTGGGACGGCGGGGGCGGAGTGGCGCCGCGGTCGTCGTGCCAGACCGAGCGCAGCGTCATCAGGACACCGACGATGGACAGGGCGAGGAGTAGGAGCAGGAAGGTCATGGCAGTAATCCTGCGCCCATCGCATATCCGCCACGAGTGGCAGATATGCCGATATCCATCGACTTTCCGCCACGCGCGTTCTAGCCTCGAGTGATGCAGACAGTCGCGGTGGTGGTGCAGGACGGAGCGGAGCCCTTCGGGCTCGGCTCCCTGGTCGAGGTGTGGGGCGAGTCCTACCACCCGGAGGACGACAACCCGGTCTTCGACTTCCGCACCTGCACGCCCCGCCCGGGACGGGTGCGGGGCCGCTCGGACTTCGACTTCGTCGTCGAGCGCGGCCTCGAGGCAGCCGAGGAGGCCGACCTGATCTGCTTCACCCCCAAGGCGGACTTCCTCGACCACGACCCGGCCGTCCTCGACCTCGCGCGGTCCGCCCACGCGCGGGGAGCCATCGTCTACGCGCACTGCACGGCGGCGTTCGAGCTCGGCGCGGCCGGACTGCTCGACGGCCGGGAGTGCACGACGCACTGGCGCCACACCCGCGAGCTGGCCGAGCTCTATCCGGCCGCCCGCGTGCGACCCGACGTCCTGTACTGCCACGAGGGCAACCTGCTCACCGGGGCGGGCTCCGCGGCCGGGATCGACGCCTCGCTGCACCTGCTGCGCGAGCAGTTCGGCGCCCAGGCCGCGGTCTCGGCGGCGCGCCGGATCGTGGTCCCGCCGCAGCGCGACGGCGGCCAGGCCCAGTTCATCGCCAACCCGGTGCCGGAGTGCGACGGGGAGACCTTCGGCGGCCTGCAGCAGTGGATCCTGGAGAACCTCGGGCA from Nocardioides pantholopis harbors:
- a CDS encoding GlxA family transcriptional regulator yields the protein MQTVAVVVQDGAEPFGLGSLVEVWGESYHPEDDNPVFDFRTCTPRPGRVRGRSDFDFVVERGLEAAEEADLICFTPKADFLDHDPAVLDLARSAHARGAIVYAHCTAAFELGAAGLLDGRECTTHWRHTRELAELYPAARVRPDVLYCHEGNLLTGAGSAAGIDASLHLLREQFGAQAAVSAARRIVVPPQRDGGQAQFIANPVPECDGETFGGLQQWILENLGQELDVTTLARRALMSERTFARRFRAEIGATPHSWVTRQRVIRAEQLLERTDHSVDRIAADVGFGNAATLRHHFGRVRGISPQQYRRAFSA
- the rpsA gene encoding 30S ribosomal protein S1, whose protein sequence is MTSTISALPDYDAPQVAINDIGSEEDFLAAIDATIKYFNDGDIVDGTIVKVDRDEVLLDIGYKTEGVIPSRELSIKHDVDPSEVVAVGDKVEALVLQKEDKEGRLILSKKRAQYERAWGTIEQVKEEDGVVEGTVIEVVKGGLILDIGLRGFLPASLVEMRRVRDLQPYVGQTLEAKIIELDKNRNNVVLSRRAWLEQTQSEVRHGFLTQLQKGQIRKGVVSSIVNFGAFVDLGGVDGLVHVSELSWKHIDHPSEVVAVGDEVTVEVLDVDMDRERVSLSLKATQEDPWQHFARTHQIGQIVPGKVTKLVPFGSFVRVEEGIEGLVHISELAERHVEIPEQVVQVNDDVMVKIIDIDLERRRISLSLKQANETAAAGDVEDFDPTLYGMTATYDEQGNYVYPEGFDPETGEWLEGYDEQRATWEDQYAKAHARWEAHVKQQAEAKKAEAEAGEATSYSSGGTDVAEEETGGSLASDEALQALREKLTGGAS